One window from the genome of Dermacentor silvarum isolate Dsil-2018 chromosome 5, BIME_Dsil_1.4, whole genome shotgun sequence encodes:
- the LOC119453312 gene encoding dolichyl-diphosphooligosaccharide--protein glycosyltransferase subunit dad1 yields MASATIWDVVKRFLDEYSATTPKKMKIIDSYLVYVMLTGIVQFVYCCIVGTFPFNSFLSGFITCVASFVLGVCLRLQANPQNKSQFFGISPERAYADFVFAHIILHLVVINFIG; encoded by the coding sequence ATGGCATCCGCGACAATCTGGGACGTGGTGAAGCGGTTCTTGGACGAGTATTCGGCCACGACGCCCAAGAAGATGAAGATAATCGACTCGTACCTGGTCTACGTCATGCTCACGGGGATTGTGCAGTTCGTGTACTGTTGCATCGTGGGCACGTTCCCGTTCAACTCGTTCCTGTCCGGTTTCATCACCTGCGTGGCGTCGTTCGTGCTGGGCGTCTGCCTGCGGCTTCAGGCGAACCCCCAGAACAAGTCGCAGTTCTTCGGCATCAGCCCCGAAAGAGCGTACGCCGACTTCGTGTTCGCGCACATCATCCTGCACCTGGTCGTCATCAACTTCATCGGTTGA